The Bdellovibrio bacteriovorus DNA window CGATCGCGCAGGATATAGCGCGGACTTTCTAAATCCGGCTCTAGCAAAGTGCGCAAACGTTTGATCGAAACATAGATCAAATTGTCGTGCAGATCGGGATCGTAAACTTGCGACCAGATTTTTTCCGCCAAATCTTCTTTGGAATAGCGTTGACCTGGGGTTTTGATGAACATCAAGGCCATATCAAAAAGTATGTGCTGATTTTTAAAATCAATCGGGCCTTTGGTTCTTTCGCGCACGAAACGATTCTTTTCGTCGATCTCGAAATCGTAGTGAGCTTTCTGATTGCGCTCGCTTTCGGGATAGATTTTTAGGATGCGCTTATAAAGGCGCGGCGTCTTTTGCGGATTTAAACCCTTCAAGGCAAGTTCAGCATAAAGGCGATAGTGTTCATGTTGTTGTTGGGCGCGAGCGACCAAGGCGAGTTCACCCAAGACCGAAGAAATGGATGTCTGATAACCATGAAGCTTCGCGGTTTCATAGTTTTTCCAAAGCGTGTTCAATGCAGCATCATGTTGTTGAGATTCGAGATAAACATATCCGCGAACATTATTTGCAATCAGTGAAAGCTCGGGGTTTTCGATCTCTGCCAAAAGTGTATCAATCTTGCTTAAGAGCTGAAGTGCCTGCGTGAAGGTTTTGGGATTGAACGACAGTTGAAAGGCATTGATGAGAAGGGCTCTGGCCAAAACTTCCAAATCACGACTGTGAGTGGCCTTGGTGATAGCAGAATCCAAGTAAGCTTGCGATTCTGCGGCTTTTCCTTGCGCCAAAAACCAGGATGCAATCAAAGTCTGTGCAGAGGCTTGAAGAGACTCAGAAAGTTTTCCCGAAGCCAAAAGCTCTAAGGCTTCCAGCATGACCTTTTCAGCCGTGGCGATGTCTTCAAGTTCAATACAAGATTGAAGATAAACACGCGCGCTTTCAATCCAGAAGGAATACTGTTCTGTCCGTGCAAATGTGTGCAAGGCTTCCGCCGCCGTTTCACGAGCCTCTGGCATATCCCCGTTGCGGGACTGCAGTTTGGCTAGTTGTAAAAGGTGGGGAAGATTTGTCATCGTTCGGGTTTCTATTTCTATGGGGAAAGAGAGTCAATTCTTAAAATTTCTTACTTGCCGGAGGAAAACGAGGCTTAAGTATATTTGGCCCAGCGTCTTTTCTCGTCTCCTGAGAGCTCATCAAATAAAAGCTCTTCGCCTTCATCCTCTTCGGGTAATGGTTTGTTTTTAATCTTTTCGTAAACAACCAAGCGGCGCTCGTGAGGCGTTTGCGGAAGAGTGTAGGCGACGTCTTCAACAAGTTTGTAATACTCAGACCACTCGGTGTCTTGAAAGGCTTTGATTTCGGGATCGACTCCAGGGCCTTTCATGAAATAAACGCGGCCGCCGGTTTGAAGGCAACTGATCACGTTCCCCAAAGTGTTACCGATATCTTCTACTGCGCGAGTAATTGCTCCATTCACAGGATACATGCAGTGTTGGTTGATATTGCGACCCAAGATATCAAGGTTTTGCAGTTTCATTTCAGAGCGGACGTGCTTTAAAAACTCCACTCGGCGCTGAACGCCTTCTCCTAAAAGAATCTTCTCTTCGGGAAGCATGATTTTTAAAGGAATTCCCGGAAAGCCCGGGCCCGTGCCCACGTCCAAAAGCGGGAATTGGAGTTTCGTGTATTTCAGAATGATGATGCTATCGATGAAATGTTTAATAGCGACGTCGCGCAGTTTCAGCAGGCGAGTAAAATTCTCTTTTTCCTGATTTAACATCAAAAGGCGGTAAAAATGCGCTAGCTGCAGGCGTTGTTGGTGGTTCACCATATCAAAACCATGATTGCGGAAGACATCGGCCAGGCGATCATTGGCCTCATTGAGCTCATAAATCAGCTCTGGCTTCTTATGACGACCCATATTTGAAGGGGAGAAGTTTCCGCGGGCTTCTTGACGGGCTTTATAGGGACTGTAATTCGATTTATTTTTATGCGCCATAAGGGTCCTGGGAAGATAGGGGGAAAGCCTTTAAACCTCAAGGCTTTTCTGCGCTGTGTGTAAAAGCTAAATGCTTGAAAATACGGGCCTCTGAGGTGATTATGAGACCCTATGTCCACGACCAAACTTGATTCCATCAAAGATACAGCCCTGGCGGCTTTTAAAGCTGCTCCAACATCCAAAGACCTCTACGACCTGAAGGTTCAGTACCTTGGGAAGAGTGGTTCTTTAACAGAGATCATGAAAGAAATGGCCTCTTTGCCGAAAGAGGAAAAGCCTCTGTTTGGTAAAAAGGTGAATGAAGTGAAGCAGCTTCTTGAAGCGGCTTACACGGAAGCTGAAGATGCTCTGAAGAAAAAAGAGATTTCGGCGAAAATGGCGGCTGAAGAAATCGACCTGACATTGCCTGCGGCTTCGCAGCCAAAAGGTTCGGCTCACCCAGTGAATATCGTCGTGGAAGAAATCTTTACGGTGATGGCGCGTTTGGGTTACAGCGTGCGCACAGGTCCATTGATTGAAAAAGATTATTATAACTTTGAAGCTTTGAATATCCCTGCGGATCACCCCGCGCGTGATATGCAAGATACTTTCTTCATCGATAAAAGCCATGTGCTTCGCACGCACACGTCACCGATTCAAATTCACTCTTTGGAAACAGAACAGTTGCCATTGCGTGTGATTGGTACGGGCCCGGTGTTCCGTTGTGACAGCGATATTTCGCATCTTCCAAACTTCCATCAGATTGAAGCTTTGTGTGTGGATGAGAAAGTTTCGATGGCGGATCTTAAAGGCACGATCAGTTTCTTCGTTCGTGAATTTTTTGGTCCTGGATTGAAAACAAGATTCCGTCCTAGTTTCTTCCCTTTCACCGAGCCTTCGGCAGAAGTGGATTGCTCTTGCCCAATTTGTAAAGGCAAAGGTTGCAGTCTTTGTAAACAATCGGGTTGGATTGAAATCGGTGGTTGTGGTCTTGTGAATCCGAAAGTATTCCAAGCCGCGAAAATCGAATATCCAAAATGGCAAGGCTTTGCGTTCGGCTTTGGTGTTGAGCGTATGGCGATTATTAAATACGGCATCGAAGACATTCGTTTATTCCCTGAAAATGATGTGCGTTTCTTAAGGCAGTTTGTAAAATGAAGATCAGTTTAAAATGGCTCCAAGATTATGTTGATGTGACCGAATTCTTTCAAAAACCGGAAGAGTTGGGTGAAGCTCTCACTCGCGCGGGTCTTGAGGTGGAAGAAATCACCAATCGCGCGAAAGACTTTAACCACGTGGTTGTAGGTCACATCTTAGAAAAAGATAAACATCCTAATGCGGATAAACTTTCTTTGTGCCGCGTTTCTACAGGTGAGGGTGTTGTTCACCAGATCGTGTGTGGAGCGCAAAATCACAAAGCCGGGGACCGTGTGATCGTGGCTTTGCCGGGAGCTGTGTTGCCTGGTAATTTTGCGATTAAAAAATCAGCAGTTCGTGGTGTGGATTCAGCTGGCATGCTTTGTTCTTTAAAGGAACTTGGTTTAGCGAAAGAATCTGAAGGTATCGCGATTCTGCCTGTGGATGCTCCCGTCGGCAAACCTTATGCAGAATACGCTGGTTATGACGACATCACTTTCGAATTAAAAGTAACACCGAATAGAGCGGACTGCTTAAGCCACTACGGTTTGGCGCGCGAAGTGGCCTGCCTCTATGGTAAAGAATTGAAAGTTCCCAATACAGAACCGAAAGTAAATTCTCAATCTACAAAGAGTGAAATCTCTTTGGATGTGAAGGCTTTTGATTTGTGCCCTCGTTATACCGGCCGTTATCTGAAGGGCTTAAAAGTAGGCCCTTCTCCAGAGTGGTTGGTGAAGCGTCTTGAAAGTGTGGGTATGAACTCTATTAATAACATCGTCGACGTCACAAACTACGTGATGATGGAATTGGGTCAGCCTCTGCATGCCTTTGATGCGGCTTTTATCGCGGGTAAAAAAGTGATTGTGGATCGCGCGACGAAAGGTGAAAAGTTCATCACTCTTGATGGCTCTGAAATCACTTTGACGGGTGAGGAGCTGACTATTCGTGATACGTCTCATCCAGCTTGTCTTGCAGGTGTTGTCGGTGGAAAGAACTCCGGCGTTACTGAATCTACGACTGAAGTTTTCTTGGAATCTGCCTACTTCCTGCCAATGAGTGCTCGTAAAACATCTCGCACTCACGGTATTGACACGGATTCCGCTTACAGATTCTCTCGCGGTGTAGATCCAGATGGTGCGCTTCGTGGATTGAATCGTGCGACAGCTTTGATTTTAGAAGTTGCGGGTGGCGAAGCTTTTGGTGATCACCATGACTTCTATCCAAATCCAGTGAAAAAAGCTCCCGTGACGATCTCTGTACAAACGGTGACGGATCGTTTGGGCTATCAAGCCGAAGAACACAAGTTCGTGGACTTCATGAAGCGCTTGGGTTGTCAGCTTGAACAAGCTGGCGTGGGTTCATATAAAATTCTTCCTCCGACATTCCGTTTTGACCTTGAGCAAGACATGGATTTGGTTGAAGAGTACGCTCGTTTGAATGGTTATGAACACATCCCGGAATCTTTGCCGGTATTTAAGACGATGCCGTCTCATCACGACAAGGCATTTATGCTGAATCGCACGACGAGCGAGTTGATGCGTGCGGAAGGTTTCCAGCAGGCCGTGAACTTTGCCTTTGTAGGCTCTAAAGCTGAAAAGGCTTTCTTAGGTTCTGTAGAAACTTTGAAAGCGGCCGGCTTGTCTGTTTCCGAAAAAGAAATTCGCATCATGAATCCATTGAATGAAGAAATGGATGTGATGAGAACTTCTTTGAGCTTCGGTCTCTTCAAGAATCTGAACACAAACTTCCACGCAGGCAATATGCAAGGTCGTTTGTTTGAGATCGGCAATTCTTTCTTTATGAAAGAAGACGGTACTTACGGCGAAACAAGTCGTTTGGCTTTGGCTCTTTGGGGGCGTGCTTCCAATCTTTGGAATAAGTCTTTGGATTATCCTGTGGTGTTCGAACTTAAAGCAGCGGTTGAAGTGTTGCTGAAGTCTTTGAATATTTCCGCCTACACGTGGGTGACGCCGGCAAATAAAGCAGAAGTGCCTGCATTCCTGCATCAAGGACAATATGCTCAACTTTTGGTTGAAGGTAAAAAAGTGGGTTTCATCGGAACTCTTCATCCCGTTCTTTTGGATGATAATAAGATCCGTGTGCCTGCGGCATTAGCAGAGCTTGATTTAGATCAGCTTTACAAAGGACAACCTCGTCCTTACCGCATCCAAAGTATTTCAAAGTTCCCGGTGGTCGAGCGCGACTTTGCGTTTGTGATGCCGAAGACTTTGAAAGTCGGCGATGTGCTTAAAGATATCCGTAAGGCAGCGGGCTCGTTGCTAGTAAATGTGGATGTCTTTGACTTGTATGAAGGCGAAAAAATGGAGGCGGGTAAGAAATCCGTCGCGATTCGCCTATGGCTTCAAGATAAAAATGCCACACTGCAGGAAGCGCAAATTGCAGAGACGACAAACAAGGTGCTTGAGAGCTTGAAAAAGAATTTTGATCTTTCTGTGAGATAAATTCTTGATTGTTTTCAGTTACTTGTTACCCTTTGTAGTAGAAATGGTTAATCCCGCCAAAGCACGGAGTGCGAAGGCGGAAATGGAGTATAAATCATGGCTGGCCAGAACTTAGGTAAATCAACGGTGACTAAGGCCGATATCGTCGAGAACGTGTATCAAAAGATCGGTTTCTCGAAAAAAGAAGCTTCCGAGCTTGTTGAGCTTTGCTTCGATACTTTGAAAGACGTTTTGCAAAACGGCGACAAAGTAAAAATCTCTGGTTTTGGTAACTTCGTTGTTCGCGGCAAAAACGAACGTATTGGTCGCAACCCTCAAACAGGGGAGCAGATCAAGATTTCCGCTCGCCGTGTTCTTACGTTCCGTCCTTCGCAAGTTTTAAAAGCGATGTTGAACGGTGAAGAGTACGCTCACTTAAAAGATGAGGACGATGATGATGACGACGACTATGATGACAACGAATAGTGAGCCAGAACAACTCGAAATGGATAGTTCCGAGTTGTCTCTTGGTGATAGCCACGTTGATTTCGTTGAAGAGTCTGTTGCCACTCCGGTGACGGCTCCGATCTCGATTCCTGCCATGCTTTGTGATGACAAGCTTTTGGAAGAGATCAATGCCATCCCTGATAAAATGGGATTCAAAATTGGCGACGTAGCTGAAATCTTAGGTATCAAACAGTATGTTCTTCGTTACTGGGAAACAGAGTTTGAAATCCTGCGCCCTAAAAAAGCCTCTAACAACCAACGTATGTACACTCGTAAAGATGTCGAAAATGCGTTGTTGATCCGTAAACTTTTGCACCGCGATCGCTTCTCGATTGAGGGCGCAAGAAATGCGATGAAAGAGCTTAAAGCTCATGTTCGCAAAGAAAAAGACATGAGCCAGGTGATTCATAAGCTTGAGAACTTCAACGAGACGGTTGAAGACTTGATTATGGATATCCGAAGAGTTCGCCAAATGTTCAAATAGAAAAGGCCTCGCAAGAGGCCTTTTGTTTTTAAGGGTCTTTATTCAGGTTGTCTGAGATCTGTGGATACTGTCGAAGGTCGCCGCGCAGATGTTTTACCAAGGCTCTTTCGATTTTTGGCATGTCTTTGCCGTGTTTTTTGTGGAAGGTGAGATAAAGAGGAACCTCTTTAAATACCACGTCGCTGAAAACGATTTTATTTTTTGCTTCGGGGTGTGAGTTCACCGCGCTTTTCCCCACTTCTTCAATCGCGATAAAGTAATCGGCTTTACCTTCTAAAACTGCCGTTACGCTCTGCAGAGGGCTGTTCGAGTTTATAAAGTTAAGTTTTTGGCGAAGAGCTTCTTCTTCGATAATCTTATTGGCGGAAGAAACACAGCCTTTCAGAGTCGCCAAGTAGCTACTCGAAAAGTTCTTATCTCTGAATTTTGGGTTTTCTTTTAGATAAAAGAAACGGCTTCGCGTGTTTATTAAGGGAAACGAAGTGCTTACAGTTTTTTTGCGTTCTTTTTTAATATGAAGGTCGTCGTAAAGAATGCCGTCGATCTCTTCAGACAGCATTTCTTCATAGGGGACTTTGCCAGAAGTGACTTTGATATGAGCCTCAAAGCCTGCGTCCTTCAAAGCCTTTTGCACGAAGTTTTGATACTCGATGATCGAGCTCACTCTTTTTACTTGATACGGAATTCCCAATGTCAGTGATTTTTCCTGAGCATGGCCGGTGACGTTCCAGAGTAAGAAAATAAAAAATAATGTCCTCACAAAAGTTAGTTTACACGGAAGTAGGCGCGGATTCAATTTGTCTTCTATAAAGTGCAGGAAGTTTTTCTCCGGCTCCCATTGGTTTTTTTGATGGAGCGTAGTAATTTACATTGAGATGTTTCTTTGATTCTCATTGAGTGTCCAATTTCTTGTGTATAGAGTAGCAACATGAAAAATAAAATTTCCATTCCAAAGGCGCCTCAGAAGCTAAAAAATCTTGAACTGCACGGAGATGTTCGTGTGGATCCTTTCTTCTGGCTGCGCGAAAAAGAAAATCCTGAAACTCTGAAATACCTGAATGCAGAAAACGCTTATTATGAATCTCATATGAAGCCGCTGGCTTCTTTCAAGGATAAGCTCTTTAAAGAAATGAAAGCGCGAATCAAAGAAGATGATTCTTCTGTTCCGGCACCTTACGGTGAATATCTGTATTACACTCGTTTCAAAAAAGGAAAGCAGTACTCCTATGAGTGCCGAAAGCCTAAGGCCGGTGGTAAAGAACAGATTCTTTTGGATAAGAACATGTTGGCGAAAGGTAAGAAGTACTGCGATGTCACTTCAGTAAAGGTAAGCCCAGAGCATGATCTTCTTTCTTACTGTGCGGACTTCGATGGCTCGGAACGCTACACGGTTTATTTTAAAGACTTAAAGTCGGGGAAACTTCTTAAAGACACCATTCCAAACTGTAACGGAGCGGTGGCTTTTGCTGAAGACAATGAAACTATTTTTTATGTACGTTTGGATGAAAATCTTCGTCCTTACCAAGTGTACCGCCATAAACTTGGAAGCGCCGTTGAACAAGACGAACTTGTGTATCACGAAAAAGATGCCAAGCAATTTTTGGGTCTTAGTAAGTCCGCGTCTCACAACTTTATTTTTATCGGTAGTTACGGAAAGATCACTTCAGAAATTTGGTACTTGGATGCTCATAATCCGAGTTTGCCTGCGCGTTGTATTCAGGCTCGTATCGAAGGTTTGGAATATGACGTCGATCATGCGGGAGACAAATTCTGGATTCGTACTAATCTAGAGGCGCAAAATTTTAAGATTATGACGACGGATCTTTTAGCTACGGGAAAAGATCATTGGAAGGAATTTGTTCCACATAAGCCTGAAATTTTTGTCGGTGAGTTTCATCTGTTTAAAAACTTCCTGGTTCTTGGTGAGCGTGAAAACGGTCTTCCTCAAGTTAGAATTTTTGATTTGCAAAAGCAAAAAGATCACACCATTAAATTCAAGGATGCGGCTTTCAATGTGAGCATTACGCCGGATAATTATGAATATAAAACTGAAAACTTGCGTTTGAATTATTCGTCCCCGATCACGGTGCCGACAATTCTTGAATACAATATGCGTACTAAGGCGACAAAAACCCTTAAGACAAAACAGGTGAAAGGTCATAAGTCGACAAATTATGTGTGCGAGCGCGTGTGGGTGACAGGTCATGACGGAACTAAGATTCCCATGGTACTCACTTACAAAAAAGGTCTTAAGAAAAATAAAACCAATCCCACGTATCTTTATGGATATGGTTCTTATGGAGCGATCATTCCAGACTCCTTTCCGGAAAGACGCGACATCTTCCGTCTAGTCGATCGGGGTTGTGTCTTCGCTCTGGCTCATATTCGTGGAGGCGGCGAGATGGGGCGCCAGTGGTATGAAGATGCCAAGTTCTTGAAGAAAACAAACACGTTCAAAGATTTTATATCTTGTGCGGAGTACTTGAAGGAAAAGGGGTATTCGCATCCTCAGAAACTAGCAATTGCTGGTGGTAGTGCAGGTGGCATGTTGATGGGTGCTTGTATGAATATGCGTCCTGATCTTTTCGATGTCGTGGTAGCTCACGTGCCTTTTGTGGATGTGGTGAATACGATGTTAGATAAAGATCTGCCTTTAACTCAGACCGAGTACAAGGAATGGGGAAACCCCGAGGATCGCGAGTACTACTTCTACATGAAGTCTTATTCTCCGTATGACAATATTGAAGAAAAGAATTATCCGACGCTGTATGTGACTTGCGGTTTGAATGATCCGCGTGTGACTTATTGGGAACCAGCAAAATGGGTTGCCAAACTTCGTGATAAAAAGACCGACGACAATCTGATTATTTTTAAAACCAATATGGGTGCGGGGCACTTCGGAAGTTCTGGGCGCTTCGATCATCTTTATGAAAACGCGGAAGAATACGCGTTCGTCTTAAATCACTTTGGTATTAAGAAGTAAAAACGAAAAAAAGGTCTCTGGAAACAGAGACCTTTTTCTTTATAGAACCCTTGTCAGTGAATGAACCAAAGAAGCTGAAAATAATAAAAACAGAGTTACGTGGCTGATTTTATTTTTTAGGGCTTTCTGTTTAGTTTCCTCCCATGACGGCAAATACGCCAAAGCTAATATCATCATCGCAATTTGTAAGCCTTCTTGGGCATCGCCTTTTGCAAAAATAGAAAGGGCGAAAAGCGCGTAATAGGGGGCATATTTTAGAATTTTTTCTTTCATAATTGACTCCTTTAGTTCTTACCAGAGGTGTAAAGCGACAACCGTGCCCCGCTTCTGGTGTTTTATTTCGTATAGATTTTATTGGGCGCTGAAAGAGTCTGAATTTCCGGATTACTTTCCAGATTCCGCCACATGACTTTTGCTAGGGAGCCTGAGGAGTTCTTGCCGGTCTCTGAAAAGATTCCCATCCTGGATTAAGAAAAGGAGCCGCTATGTTCTCTAAAATTTGCGTTTCTGCATTTTCGATTTTCTTTTTGTCTTTGTCTGCACAGGCCGACTGCGGGGACGAAGTCACTCGCGAATTTTCCGGTGATGAAGCCGTAACCATGGCCTATCTTTTGAAAAACACCAATTTCGCGAAAAAGACAAATGAAGGATATGTCGCCACTTGGACATTGCCAGATCTTCAATGTGTGCAAACAATTCGCGGCGTGAACCCCGATGTACTTCCTACTTTCAGTTGCTCAAAACCCGCGAAAGTGGGACTGATTGCCGCCAAAGATTTTTTCGATGCCTTGGCGGAGTTAGGTGTCAT harbors:
- a CDS encoding winged helix-turn-helix domain-containing protein, whose amino-acid sequence is MTNLPHLLQLAKLQSRNGDMPEARETAAEALHTFARTEQYSFWIESARVYLQSCIELEDIATAEKVMLEALELLASGKLSESLQASAQTLIASWFLAQGKAAESQAYLDSAITKATHSRDLEVLARALLINAFQLSFNPKTFTQALQLLSKIDTLLAEIENPELSLIANNVRGYVYLESQQHDAALNTLWKNYETAKLHGYQTSISSVLGELALVARAQQQHEHYRLYAELALKGLNPQKTPRLYKRILKIYPESERNQKAHYDFEIDEKNRFVRERTKGPIDFKNQHILFDMALMFIKTPGQRYSKEDLAEKIWSQVYDPDLHDNLIYVSIKRLRTLLEPDLESPRYILRDRKGYYFNSQTHVHFKNLEEAPL
- a CDS encoding 16S rRNA (guanine(527)-N(7))-methyltransferase RsmG; translation: MAHKNKSNYSPYKARQEARGNFSPSNMGRHKKPELIYELNEANDRLADVFRNHGFDMVNHQQRLQLAHFYRLLMLNQEKENFTRLLKLRDVAIKHFIDSIIILKYTKLQFPLLDVGTGPGFPGIPLKIMLPEEKILLGEGVQRRVEFLKHVRSEMKLQNLDILGRNINQHCMYPVNGAITRAVEDIGNTLGNVISCLQTGGRVYFMKGPGVDPEIKAFQDTEWSEYYKLVEDVAYTLPQTPHERRLVVYEKIKNKPLPEEDEGEELLFDELSGDEKRRWAKYT
- the pheS gene encoding phenylalanine--tRNA ligase subunit alpha is translated as MSTTKLDSIKDTALAAFKAAPTSKDLYDLKVQYLGKSGSLTEIMKEMASLPKEEKPLFGKKVNEVKQLLEAAYTEAEDALKKKEISAKMAAEEIDLTLPAASQPKGSAHPVNIVVEEIFTVMARLGYSVRTGPLIEKDYYNFEALNIPADHPARDMQDTFFIDKSHVLRTHTSPIQIHSLETEQLPLRVIGTGPVFRCDSDISHLPNFHQIEALCVDEKVSMADLKGTISFFVREFFGPGLKTRFRPSFFPFTEPSAEVDCSCPICKGKGCSLCKQSGWIEIGGCGLVNPKVFQAAKIEYPKWQGFAFGFGVERMAIIKYGIEDIRLFPENDVRFLRQFVK
- the pheT gene encoding phenylalanine--tRNA ligase subunit beta, producing the protein MKISLKWLQDYVDVTEFFQKPEELGEALTRAGLEVEEITNRAKDFNHVVVGHILEKDKHPNADKLSLCRVSTGEGVVHQIVCGAQNHKAGDRVIVALPGAVLPGNFAIKKSAVRGVDSAGMLCSLKELGLAKESEGIAILPVDAPVGKPYAEYAGYDDITFELKVTPNRADCLSHYGLAREVACLYGKELKVPNTEPKVNSQSTKSEISLDVKAFDLCPRYTGRYLKGLKVGPSPEWLVKRLESVGMNSINNIVDVTNYVMMELGQPLHAFDAAFIAGKKVIVDRATKGEKFITLDGSEITLTGEELTIRDTSHPACLAGVVGGKNSGVTESTTEVFLESAYFLPMSARKTSRTHGIDTDSAYRFSRGVDPDGALRGLNRATALILEVAGGEAFGDHHDFYPNPVKKAPVTISVQTVTDRLGYQAEEHKFVDFMKRLGCQLEQAGVGSYKILPPTFRFDLEQDMDLVEEYARLNGYEHIPESLPVFKTMPSHHDKAFMLNRTTSELMRAEGFQQAVNFAFVGSKAEKAFLGSVETLKAAGLSVSEKEIRIMNPLNEEMDVMRTSLSFGLFKNLNTNFHAGNMQGRLFEIGNSFFMKEDGTYGETSRLALALWGRASNLWNKSLDYPVVFELKAAVEVLLKSLNISAYTWVTPANKAEVPAFLHQGQYAQLLVEGKKVGFIGTLHPVLLDDNKIRVPAALAELDLDQLYKGQPRPYRIQSISKFPVVERDFAFVMPKTLKVGDVLKDIRKAAGSLLVNVDVFDLYEGEKMEAGKKSVAIRLWLQDKNATLQEAQIAETTNKVLESLKKNFDLSVR
- a CDS encoding integration host factor subunit alpha is translated as MTKADIVENVYQKIGFSKKEASELVELCFDTLKDVLQNGDKVKISGFGNFVVRGKNERIGRNPQTGEQIKISARRVLTFRPSQVLKAMLNGEEYAHLKDEDDDDDDDYDDNE
- a CDS encoding MerR family transcriptional regulator, whose product is MMMTTTMMTTNSEPEQLEMDSSELSLGDSHVDFVEESVATPVTAPISIPAMLCDDKLLEEINAIPDKMGFKIGDVAEILGIKQYVLRYWETEFEILRPKKASNNQRMYTRKDVENALLIRKLLHRDRFSIEGARNAMKELKAHVRKEKDMSQVIHKLENFNETVEDLIMDIRRVRQMFK
- a CDS encoding substrate-binding periplasmic protein gives rise to the protein MRTLFFIFLLWNVTGHAQEKSLTLGIPYQVKRVSSIIEYQNFVQKALKDAGFEAHIKVTSGKVPYEEMLSEEIDGILYDDLHIKKERKKTVSTSFPLINTRSRFFYLKENPKFRDKNFSSSYLATLKGCVSSANKIIEEEALRQKLNFINSNSPLQSVTAVLEGKADYFIAIEEVGKSAVNSHPEAKNKIVFSDVVFKEVPLYLTFHKKHGKDMPKIERALVKHLRGDLRQYPQISDNLNKDP
- a CDS encoding S9 family peptidase → MKNKISIPKAPQKLKNLELHGDVRVDPFFWLREKENPETLKYLNAENAYYESHMKPLASFKDKLFKEMKARIKEDDSSVPAPYGEYLYYTRFKKGKQYSYECRKPKAGGKEQILLDKNMLAKGKKYCDVTSVKVSPEHDLLSYCADFDGSERYTVYFKDLKSGKLLKDTIPNCNGAVAFAEDNETIFYVRLDENLRPYQVYRHKLGSAVEQDELVYHEKDAKQFLGLSKSASHNFIFIGSYGKITSEIWYLDAHNPSLPARCIQARIEGLEYDVDHAGDKFWIRTNLEAQNFKIMTTDLLATGKDHWKEFVPHKPEIFVGEFHLFKNFLVLGERENGLPQVRIFDLQKQKDHTIKFKDAAFNVSITPDNYEYKTENLRLNYSSPITVPTILEYNMRTKATKTLKTKQVKGHKSTNYVCERVWVTGHDGTKIPMVLTYKKGLKKNKTNPTYLYGYGSYGAIIPDSFPERRDIFRLVDRGCVFALAHIRGGGEMGRQWYEDAKFLKKTNTFKDFISCAEYLKEKGYSHPQKLAIAGGSAGGMLMGACMNMRPDLFDVVVAHVPFVDVVNTMLDKDLPLTQTEYKEWGNPEDREYYFYMKSYSPYDNIEEKNYPTLYVTCGLNDPRVTYWEPAKWVAKLRDKKTDDNLIIFKTNMGAGHFGSSGRFDHLYENAEEYAFVLNHFGIKK